In Nitrospira sp., a genomic segment contains:
- the ccmI gene encoding c-type cytochrome biogenesis protein CcmI, translating into MTVAFWAIASAMTVAILGLLLRPLLKHPTQAANERGKTLPVYRQQFSELEQDRAGGLLTDEQYQTARSELERRVLEETGSAEASIAPAGAPVNLRVVALSLAMIIPAASGVLYWTLGNPAAMTHPSVSAASAQGGSGDDSQMADSLNTLIEQLRKKLEENPNDAVGWGLLARSYMAMERYADAVPIFEKATKLNPNNASLLADYADALGVHQGRKLDGKPEMLIQKALKLDPHNVKALMLSGTIAYNRKDFARAAKEWEDAHAYLPPDDQESSDQLKASIAEAKRRLGGGPSANMLVANPPMEQTKPVKPATQSGQSRAITGKVVLGPNMASKASLPDTLFVFAKDVAGPPMPVSIVRASKKDLPFTFRLDDSTSPMPSRKLSDIDTVVIVARLSKSGKAMAESGDLEGMSQPMKPGTENITVVIDRERP; encoded by the coding sequence ATGACTGTGGCATTTTGGGCGATTGCATCGGCCATGACTGTCGCCATCCTTGGACTCTTGCTGAGGCCGTTGTTGAAACATCCCACACAGGCGGCAAACGAGCGGGGAAAAACGCTGCCGGTCTATCGACAGCAATTCTCTGAGCTGGAACAAGATCGTGCCGGCGGTTTGTTGACCGATGAACAGTACCAGACGGCGCGAAGCGAGCTGGAGCGTCGTGTGTTGGAGGAAACGGGTTCGGCAGAAGCATCTATCGCTCCTGCTGGAGCGCCCGTGAATCTTCGGGTCGTTGCCCTCTCTTTGGCCATGATCATTCCGGCGGCCAGTGGGGTGCTCTACTGGACATTGGGAAATCCTGCCGCAATGACACACCCATCCGTGTCTGCGGCATCCGCTCAAGGTGGCTCAGGGGATGATTCACAGATGGCGGACAGCCTGAACACCTTGATCGAGCAGTTGAGGAAGAAGCTGGAGGAGAATCCCAACGATGCAGTCGGATGGGGGCTTTTGGCGCGATCTTATATGGCCATGGAGCGGTATGCCGACGCGGTGCCGATTTTCGAGAAGGCCACCAAGCTCAACCCAAACAATGCGAGCCTCCTTGCCGACTATGCGGATGCTCTCGGTGTGCATCAGGGGCGCAAGCTGGATGGAAAGCCGGAAATGCTGATTCAAAAAGCCTTGAAGCTCGACCCGCACAACGTGAAGGCGCTGATGTTGTCAGGGACGATCGCGTACAACCGAAAAGATTTTGCGCGTGCCGCCAAGGAATGGGAAGATGCCCATGCCTATCTCCCTCCCGATGATCAGGAATCATCCGACCAGCTGAAGGCCAGCATTGCCGAGGCCAAACGGCGCCTCGGTGGTGGTCCCAGTGCGAACATGTTGGTTGCGAATCCCCCGATGGAACAGACCAAACCTGTCAAGCCGGCGACTCAATCCGGACAGTCGCGGGCGATAACGGGCAAAGTGGTGTTAGGGCCGAATATGGCAAGCAAAGCTTCTCTTCCGGATACCCTATTTGTGTTTGCGAAAGACGTCGCCGGCCCTCCGATGCCGGTGTCAATCGTGCGCGCGTCGAAGAAAGATTTACCCTTCACCTTCCGGCTGGATGACTCGACCAGTCCCATGCCATCAAGAAAGCTCTCCGACATCGACACGGTCGTCATCGTGGCGCGTCTATCGAAATCCGGAAAAGCGATGGCTGAAAGCGGTGATCTGGAGGGGATGAGTCAGCCGATGAAGCCGGGAACCGAAAATATCACCGTTGTCATCGATCGGGAACGACCGTAG
- a CDS encoding heme lyase CcmF/NrfE family subunit, whose protein sequence is MIPEIGHFALILALCVAVVQGILPIYGAAVGNSGLMAVAKPAARGQFLLVLTAFCCLGYAFAEKDFSVLYVAATSNSQLPLHYRLAAIWGAHEGSLLLWTFILTIWMFAVTLFSAHLPDATRSRILGVMGLVSIGFLLFMLTVSNPFERLIPAALDGRDLNPLLQDPGMVIHPPMLYMGYVGFSVAFAFAIAALLGGNLDAAWARWSRPWTTVAWCFLTVGIAMGSGWAYYELGWGGWWFWDPVENASFMPWLAGTALVHSLAVTDKRGGFKVWTVLLAIMAFSLSLLGTFLVRSGVLTSVHAFATDPKRGLFILAFLAIVIGGSLALYAWRAPRVGLGGGFAMISREGMLLANNVLLIAAMGSVLLGTLYPLFLDALDLGKISVGPPYFDSVFVPLMAPAIFLMGIGPLAQWKKASLPDLAKRLKWAFGVSVVTALALPVVMGNWTPLLSLGLLLAIWIVTTAVVTLRERLAHASGNSFIERLAAVPRSYWGMLVAHCGIAVFIVGVTMVKGFESEKDVRMNVGETATIGDYTFRFDGAQDVVGPNYMAARGTFHVSRDGRETTVLYPEKRRYSVQNQVMTEAAIDPGLLRDLYVSLGEPLDDGAWSVRLYHKPFVDWIWGGCFIMALGGVLAISDRRYRIAWRRQEPAVPASTGTARRKVA, encoded by the coding sequence ATGATTCCTGAGATCGGTCATTTTGCATTGATCCTTGCACTGTGCGTTGCCGTGGTGCAGGGTATCCTCCCCATCTACGGTGCTGCGGTCGGGAACTCGGGGTTGATGGCCGTAGCCAAGCCGGCGGCGCGAGGGCAGTTTCTCTTGGTTTTAACTGCGTTTTGTTGCCTTGGCTATGCCTTTGCGGAAAAAGATTTCTCCGTGCTGTATGTCGCGGCTACGTCGAATTCCCAGCTGCCGCTGCACTATCGCCTGGCTGCAATTTGGGGCGCTCACGAAGGATCGCTCCTTCTCTGGACATTCATCCTGACCATTTGGATGTTTGCGGTCACTCTCTTCTCCGCTCATCTCCCCGACGCCACACGTTCTCGCATTCTCGGCGTGATGGGTCTTGTCAGCATCGGATTTCTGCTGTTCATGCTGACGGTGTCGAACCCGTTCGAACGGCTGATTCCTGCCGCGCTCGACGGGCGCGACCTCAATCCGCTCTTGCAGGACCCCGGCATGGTGATCCATCCACCGATGCTGTATATGGGCTATGTCGGGTTTTCGGTCGCGTTCGCCTTCGCGATCGCCGCATTGTTGGGGGGGAATCTTGACGCCGCTTGGGCCCGCTGGTCTCGCCCCTGGACCACTGTCGCCTGGTGCTTTTTGACAGTGGGCATTGCGATGGGAAGCGGCTGGGCCTATTACGAGTTGGGATGGGGCGGGTGGTGGTTCTGGGACCCGGTTGAGAATGCCTCATTCATGCCGTGGTTAGCCGGGACAGCGTTGGTGCATTCATTGGCCGTGACCGACAAACGGGGCGGGTTCAAGGTGTGGACGGTCTTGCTTGCCATCATGGCGTTTTCGTTGAGCCTCCTTGGGACATTTCTTGTCCGCTCCGGCGTATTGACGTCGGTGCATGCCTTTGCGACCGATCCTAAACGCGGTCTCTTCATCCTGGCCTTCTTGGCCATCGTCATCGGAGGGTCGCTCGCCTTGTATGCCTGGCGGGCACCGCGAGTGGGATTAGGCGGCGGCTTTGCGATGATCTCACGCGAAGGGATGTTGCTGGCGAACAACGTGTTATTGATTGCCGCGATGGGCTCAGTGTTGCTGGGCACGTTGTATCCCTTATTCTTGGACGCGCTGGATCTTGGAAAAATTTCTGTCGGGCCTCCGTATTTTGATTCAGTCTTCGTTCCGTTAATGGCCCCGGCAATCTTTTTGATGGGCATCGGTCCATTGGCGCAATGGAAAAAGGCGAGTTTGCCTGATTTGGCCAAGCGGTTGAAGTGGGCGTTCGGAGTCAGTGTTGTAACAGCCCTGGCGTTGCCGGTTGTCATGGGGAATTGGACGCCTCTGTTGAGTCTTGGCCTCCTCTTGGCGATCTGGATCGTCACGACCGCGGTCGTGACATTGCGTGAACGGTTGGCCCACGCGAGCGGGAACAGTTTCATCGAACGTCTGGCTGCCGTACCGCGATCCTACTGGGGAATGCTCGTGGCGCACTGCGGCATTGCGGTGTTTATTGTCGGAGTGACGATGGTGAAGGGTTTCGAATCCGAGAAAGATGTACGGATGAACGTGGGCGAGACGGCGACGATCGGCGACTATACGTTCCGATTCGACGGTGCGCAGGATGTCGTTGGGCCGAACTATATGGCAGCTCGCGGAACCTTCCATGTGAGTCGCGATGGTCGCGAAACGACGGTCCTGTATCCGGAGAAACGACGGTATTCCGTTCAGAATCAGGTCATGACGGAAGCAGCGATCGATCCCGGGTTGTTACGCGATCTCTATGTATCTTTGGGGGAGCCGCTTGATGATGGAGCCTGGAGTGTGCGGCTCTATCATAAGCCGTTTGTGGATTGGATTTGGGGTGGATGTTTCATCATGGCGCTGGGCGGCGTACTGGCCATCAGCGATCGCCGGTATCGAATTGCCTGGCGTCGGCAAGAGCCGGCCGTGCCTGCTTCAACAGGAACAGCTAGGCGAAAGGTGGCATGA
- a CDS encoding cytochrome c family protein: protein MAGTAWAEGTFEGRKKCYNCHKGEGESWEKTLHGKAMESLKSTRGKKKDEAMVKAKLDPKKDYTKDKDCVGCHVDGFGKEGGYVIEEPDKFLTGVGCESCHGAGSDYRKIHRKAGEAFEKSQKTMERAQLVEAGQDFEFEEKCNACHLNYEGSPWKGAKKPYTPFTPKVDKKYAFDFEKYVRNDKAMHEHFKLAGTFTGPPMPKFHEEFQKNAKPPVKSDKAED, encoded by the coding sequence GTGGCAGGGACCGCTTGGGCGGAAGGGACATTTGAAGGGAGAAAAAAGTGCTACAACTGCCATAAAGGAGAGGGTGAATCATGGGAAAAGACTCTCCATGGTAAGGCAATGGAATCGCTCAAGTCCACCAGAGGCAAGAAGAAGGACGAGGCGATGGTCAAGGCCAAGCTGGACCCCAAGAAGGACTATACAAAAGACAAGGATTGCGTTGGTTGCCACGTCGATGGTTTCGGTAAAGAAGGTGGTTATGTCATAGAAGAACCTGACAAATTCTTAACCGGTGTTGGTTGCGAATCCTGCCACGGAGCTGGGAGCGACTATCGGAAGATCCACCGTAAGGCAGGTGAAGCGTTTGAAAAATCTCAGAAGACCATGGAGCGAGCCCAACTTGTGGAAGCTGGCCAAGACTTCGAGTTCGAAGAAAAGTGCAATGCCTGTCATCTCAATTACGAAGGATCTCCGTGGAAAGGTGCGAAAAAACCTTATACCCCGTTTACTCCTAAAGTAGACAAGAAATACGCATTTGACTTCGAAAAGTATGTGAGGAACGACAAGGCGATGCATGAGCATTTCAAGCTTGCCGGCACATTTACAGGTCCGCCCATGCCGAAGTTCCACGAAGAGTTCCAGAAGAACGCTAAACCTCCGGTGAAATCCGATAAGGCGGAAGACTAA
- a CDS encoding NapC/NirT family cytochrome c: MAKIGTLAAGAVLGIGAIAVVFGGEAAVSRTEFCISCHSEIYPYEELKKSSHWGALGMDPGCKDCHVPQGLSNFHKAIYTHVVDGVPFLIKEFTTDYSTVEKFNEHRPEAAYRARMKLKEWDSLTCRACHKNTKPPGASAKAAHAKMQSEGATCIDCHQNLVHKKVPEHDLNASLAQGRPVIKEVKKKKEDDEDEKD; encoded by the coding sequence ATGGCAAAGATAGGGACACTAGCTGCCGGCGCAGTTCTAGGGATAGGAGCGATCGCTGTGGTTTTTGGCGGTGAAGCAGCGGTTTCCAGGACCGAGTTCTGCATAAGTTGCCACTCGGAAATCTACCCCTATGAGGAGCTGAAGAAGTCTTCACACTGGGGTGCACTTGGTATGGACCCCGGATGTAAGGATTGCCATGTGCCTCAGGGATTATCGAACTTCCATAAGGCGATCTATACACACGTCGTAGATGGGGTGCCATTTCTGATCAAGGAATTCACCACCGACTACTCAACTGTTGAAAAATTCAATGAGCACCGCCCAGAAGCCGCCTACCGGGCTCGGATGAAGCTTAAAGAATGGGATAGTCTCACGTGCAGAGCCTGTCACAAGAATACGAAGCCGCCGGGAGCTTCGGCCAAAGCGGCACATGCCAAGATGCAAAGCGAAGGGGCGACGTGCATCGATTGCCACCAGAATCTCGTGCATAAGAAGGTTCCGGAGCACGATCTGAACGCGAGCCTTGCTCAGGGTCGTCCGGTAATAAAGGAAGTCAAGAAAAAGAAAGAGGATGACGAAGACGAGAAAGACTAG
- the ccmD gene encoding heme exporter protein CcmD, with protein MEWGSTSEFFAMGGYGLYVWTSFVATALCMVWEVLALWRRRGAARAEQRASLLGGTDETTT; from the coding sequence ATGGAGTGGGGGAGCACCTCTGAATTCTTCGCGATGGGAGGGTACGGGCTCTATGTGTGGACCTCGTTTGTGGCTACGGCGCTGTGCATGGTGTGGGAAGTGTTGGCCTTGTGGCGTCGACGCGGCGCGGCGCGCGCCGAACAGCGCGCATCGTTGTTAGGAGGCACCGATGAAACCACGACATAA
- a CDS encoding cytochrome c-type biogenesis protein CcmH → MLIVLLLSGQVWAGEARPLADDPVAEARLKHLAVELRCLVCQNQTLADSNAPLAEDLRREVREMIAKDMSDKEIIEFLVARYGDFVLYRPPLKATTTLLWVGPFVLLTVGAAALVITLRRRARKVVEVPVTDEEHRRVEQLLAEGGKRS, encoded by the coding sequence ATGCTCATAGTGCTGCTCCTGTCCGGACAAGTGTGGGCAGGGGAAGCCAGGCCGTTGGCCGATGATCCTGTCGCCGAGGCGCGCCTCAAGCACCTCGCCGTCGAGCTACGATGTCTGGTCTGCCAGAATCAAACGTTGGCCGATTCCAACGCTCCGCTGGCGGAGGACTTGCGCCGAGAAGTTCGGGAAATGATCGCCAAGGATATGAGCGACAAGGAGATCATTGAATTTCTCGTGGCGCGCTACGGCGACTTTGTGCTGTATCGTCCGCCCCTCAAGGCGACGACCACGCTGCTGTGGGTTGGCCCGTTCGTCCTCTTAACGGTCGGAGCCGCGGCGCTGGTCATCACGTTGCGGCGTCGGGCGCGCAAAGTCGTCGAGGTGCCGGTGACGGATGAAGAGCATCGGCGGGTCGAACAGCTATTGGCGGAAGGAGGCAAACGATCATGA
- a CDS encoding DsbE family thiol:disulfide interchange protein, with translation MNRFLLPLSIFIVVVVFLGVGLKLNPREIPSPLVGKAAPDFSQPQLYDAATAFSPADLKGKVWLLNFWASWCSGCKTEHPVLMELAKSGEVPIFGMDYKDQRDEAMAWLKRWGNPYPVVGVDDAGRVGINYGVYGVPETYVIDKQGVIRYKQIGPLDPDTVTKKILPLVKQLESQ, from the coding sequence ATGAATCGGTTTCTCCTGCCCCTGTCGATTTTTATCGTGGTGGTCGTTTTTCTCGGGGTTGGACTCAAGCTCAACCCTCGGGAAATTCCGTCCCCCTTGGTTGGGAAGGCCGCACCTGATTTTTCCCAGCCGCAGCTCTACGATGCAGCAACAGCGTTTTCGCCGGCGGATCTCAAGGGGAAAGTGTGGTTGCTCAATTTTTGGGCGTCCTGGTGCAGCGGCTGCAAAACTGAGCATCCGGTGTTGATGGAGTTGGCCAAATCCGGTGAGGTGCCGATCTTTGGGATGGATTACAAGGATCAACGTGACGAAGCCATGGCTTGGTTGAAACGCTGGGGCAATCCCTATCCCGTGGTCGGGGTGGATGATGCCGGTCGGGTCGGCATCAATTATGGGGTCTATGGAGTTCCCGAAACCTATGTCATCGACAAGCAGGGTGTGATCCGTTATAAACAGATCGGGCCTTTAGATCCCGACACGGTCACCAAGAAGATTCTTCCCCTCGTGAAGCAGCTTGAATCACAATGA
- the ccmE gene encoding cytochrome c maturation protein CcmE — MKPRHKRFAFIGLGLLVFGVATVLILNAFQSNLVFFFTPSQVASGEVPQGRSFRIGGMVEDGSLVRENDGLTVRFIVTDTAKRVPVTYKGILPDLFKEGKGAVAQGKLNADGTFVASEVLAKHDENYMPPEAAEALAKAKASGAQQSKSLVVPQGGQGREDSL; from the coding sequence ATGAAACCACGACATAAACGCTTTGCCTTTATCGGCCTGGGGTTGCTCGTCTTTGGTGTGGCCACCGTCCTGATTTTGAACGCCTTTCAGAGTAATCTTGTGTTTTTCTTCACGCCCAGTCAAGTGGCGAGCGGTGAGGTGCCGCAAGGACGCAGTTTCCGCATCGGCGGCATGGTTGAAGACGGGAGCCTCGTCCGTGAGAACGATGGGTTGACGGTCCGGTTTATCGTCACCGATACCGCGAAGCGCGTGCCGGTGACATACAAAGGGATTCTGCCGGATCTGTTTAAGGAAGGGAAGGGTGCCGTGGCGCAGGGGAAACTCAACGCCGACGGTACGTTTGTCGCGAGTGAAGTCTTGGCAAAGCACGATGAAAATTACATGCCGCCTGAAGCGGCTGAGGCGTTAGCCAAGGCCAAGGCGTCCGGGGCCCAACAAAGTAAATCACTCGTTGTCCCTCAAGGTGGGCAAGGTAGGGAAGACTCGCTATGA
- a CDS encoding multiheme c-type cytochrome, with the protein MVKNMVKYALVVCGVFVAAQAQANFPTVPKETYEALKIDRSASPKELYEALLKRYMDPAQNGQGKGKYGEYWQPISFSKYFDPHTFYKPPQAVKEVASREQCVKCHTDESPGWVAAWKKSTHANLDKIRKLTPKDETYYKKAKLEAIEDNLRSIGKLSKGEHLKEVGCIDCHFDINAKNKADHRKDIRLATADTCGTCHLQEFAERESERDTITWPKDQWPKGRPSHALDYRANVEVEVYAGMPQREIADGCTGCHVNQNKCDTCHARHEFSVAESRKPEVCAQCHSGADHNNWEAYNLSKHGLKYQRDKAHWNFNIPIKEAMAKGAETAPTCQYCHMEYQGKIAHNVVRKVRWANYPFVPGIRENIKTDWAEKRNDAWVKTCTNCHSETYARAWMEFMDNGTFSGLDKYDEAHHVVEEQYKAGLLTGQKTNRPAPPAPETDGFEKFFQIYWSKGNNPAANELRLFEMAEDHLVQLHVSLAHQYWGYTYTVGWAAMNRAYVEIMDDDTRLKEKLDLQARVAKLEGQTKQSMLDLDSETGKISLGGIGGGMMLAGTIAIAGWRRRERKDR; encoded by the coding sequence ATGGTTAAGAACATGGTGAAGTATGCCCTGGTGGTCTGTGGCGTGTTCGTCGCCGCACAGGCTCAGGCGAATTTCCCCACCGTTCCGAAGGAAACCTACGAGGCGCTGAAGATCGATCGATCTGCCTCGCCTAAGGAACTGTATGAGGCCTTACTCAAGCGGTACATGGATCCTGCTCAAAATGGGCAAGGGAAGGGGAAGTACGGTGAGTATTGGCAGCCCATCTCGTTCAGTAAGTATTTTGATCCCCACACCTTCTACAAACCACCGCAGGCGGTGAAAGAGGTTGCGAGCCGTGAGCAATGCGTGAAGTGCCACACCGATGAATCGCCGGGGTGGGTGGCGGCGTGGAAGAAGAGCACCCACGCGAACTTGGATAAGATCCGCAAGCTGACCCCAAAGGACGAAACTTACTACAAGAAGGCCAAGCTCGAAGCCATCGAAGATAATCTTCGTTCAATTGGCAAGTTGAGCAAGGGGGAGCATCTGAAGGAAGTCGGTTGCATTGACTGTCACTTTGACATCAATGCCAAGAATAAGGCTGATCACCGGAAGGATATCAGGTTGGCCACTGCCGATACCTGTGGAACCTGCCACTTGCAAGAGTTTGCAGAGAGAGAATCGGAACGAGATACGATCACCTGGCCAAAAGACCAGTGGCCAAAGGGTCGCCCGTCACATGCCTTGGACTACAGGGCCAACGTGGAAGTCGAAGTGTATGCGGGTATGCCGCAGCGTGAAATCGCCGACGGTTGCACGGGCTGTCATGTCAATCAGAACAAGTGTGATACCTGCCACGCTCGGCACGAATTCTCAGTGGCTGAATCACGTAAGCCTGAGGTCTGTGCTCAATGCCACAGCGGTGCCGACCATAATAACTGGGAAGCCTACAATCTTTCCAAGCATGGTCTAAAGTATCAGCGGGATAAGGCTCATTGGAACTTCAATATTCCAATTAAAGAAGCCATGGCCAAAGGGGCCGAAACGGCACCAACGTGTCAGTACTGTCATATGGAGTATCAAGGTAAAATCGCCCACAATGTCGTGCGTAAGGTTCGTTGGGCGAACTATCCATTCGTACCTGGGATCCGTGAAAACATCAAAACGGACTGGGCTGAAAAGCGAAACGATGCGTGGGTGAAGACTTGCACCAATTGCCACTCGGAAACCTATGCCAGGGCCTGGATGGAATTTATGGATAACGGAACCTTCTCAGGCTTGGATAAGTATGATGAAGCGCATCATGTTGTGGAAGAGCAGTATAAGGCTGGGCTATTGACCGGGCAGAAGACAAACCGGCCGGCGCCTCCGGCTCCTGAGACGGATGGCTTTGAAAAATTCTTCCAGATTTATTGGTCGAAGGGTAACAACCCAGCTGCCAATGAGTTGAGACTGTTCGAAATGGCGGAAGACCACTTGGTTCAATTGCACGTCAGCTTGGCCCACCAATACTGGGGCTACACCTATACGGTAGGCTGGGCGGCTATGAACCGTGCGTATGTTGAGATCATGGACGATGACACACGGTTAAAAGAGAAGCTTGATCTCCAAGCTCGGGTTGCAAAGCTCGAGGGCCAGACGAAGCAAAGTATGCTGGACCTCGATAGCGAAACCGGTAAGATTTCCCTCGGTGGTATTGGAGGAGGGATGATGCTTGCCGGGACGATTGCAATCGCAGGATGGCGGAGGCGTGAGAGGAAGGATCGTTGA
- a CDS encoding MOSC domain-containing protein: MENTVSATVISLQIGLPQTVGNNESPDPMDQAWTTGFFKEPTSGLIWLGQTNLEGDGQADLENHGGLDKAVNVYPIEHYPYWAQALPLLELPFGAFGENFTTQGLVESNLCIGDVFAVGESLVQVSQPRQPCWKLARRWRVNDLALRVQETGRTGWYFRVLREGHVQAGNRLVLLERHHPNWTVSTANEVMHHRIDDRKAAQELADCAYLSSRWREKLKRRALSGIPENIASRLEGPRKVFD, translated from the coding sequence TTGGAAAACACCGTAAGCGCAACTGTCATTTCTCTGCAAATCGGTTTACCACAAACGGTTGGGAACAACGAGTCCCCTGACCCAATGGATCAGGCTTGGACGACCGGATTTTTTAAGGAGCCGACGTCCGGATTAATTTGGTTGGGGCAGACCAATCTCGAAGGTGATGGGCAAGCAGACCTTGAAAACCACGGTGGCCTAGATAAAGCCGTCAATGTCTACCCTATCGAGCACTATCCCTATTGGGCACAAGCCTTACCCTTGCTAGAGCTTCCATTTGGGGCCTTCGGGGAGAACTTTACAACTCAGGGTCTGGTAGAAAGTAATCTTTGTATCGGGGATGTATTTGCGGTTGGAGAGTCACTAGTTCAAGTGTCCCAACCAAGACAACCATGTTGGAAACTCGCTCGCCGCTGGCGTGTAAACGATCTGGCTCTTCGTGTCCAAGAAACTGGTCGAACCGGTTGGTATTTCCGTGTCCTCAGAGAAGGTCATGTCCAAGCTGGAAATAGACTCGTCCTTCTTGAACGCCATCATCCAAACTGGACAGTATCTACCGCAAACGAGGTGATGCATCATCGGATAGATGACCGGAAGGCTGCTCAGGAGCTCGCTGACTGCGCTTACCTCTCATCAAGATGGCGGGAAAAACTCAAACGGCGTGCACTCAGCGGAATACCCGAGAACATTGCTTCACGGCTGGAGGGGCCCAGGAAGGTATTCGATTAA
- the haoB gene encoding hydroxylamine oxidation protein HaoB: protein MSKILPSLGILLVTGGLFLSGWFVYLWLKPLPAPYAYQLVDEGVATKFNNLPLQAWPDLKISKYELRVPSIDKPIAIAYRASRDGEQPVLLNWENLVSEPIGVMTSDLSELAAIAGDVTKHVPNEAVVLAWWDTSRQLGLLSGRETFFTSHLGEPVITPTYWKQRSDSIRAYENQFWGNSGSVDEQRRFQLFADALSAEATKGVAMLRDLVGSREAYIVVHPADLYKLGLMRPDKLDMAFKDFPLTGNVHGLVGQVKAWMKENGYDTYTLQSVSEKLVRAYFLKQSTKEKTLLSQMLPLMNSTPIDFEALQLVHKQGGYWIYKIPSA from the coding sequence GTGTCTAAAATCCTCCCGTCACTAGGTATCCTCCTGGTGACGGGAGGTCTTTTTCTGAGTGGGTGGTTTGTCTATCTTTGGCTCAAGCCCCTACCGGCTCCGTATGCCTACCAACTTGTCGATGAGGGTGTGGCGACCAAGTTCAATAACCTTCCCTTGCAGGCTTGGCCGGATCTGAAGATCAGCAAATACGAGCTTCGTGTTCCCTCCATTGATAAGCCCATCGCTATAGCCTATCGTGCGAGTAGAGATGGGGAACAGCCCGTTCTCCTAAACTGGGAAAATCTGGTTTCCGAACCCATCGGTGTCATGACCTCTGACCTCTCAGAACTTGCCGCGATTGCCGGAGATGTTACTAAACATGTACCGAACGAGGCCGTTGTTCTCGCATGGTGGGATACCTCTCGCCAGTTGGGCTTGCTGTCTGGACGTGAGACCTTTTTCACGTCGCATCTTGGAGAACCAGTGATTACACCCACCTACTGGAAACAACGGTCGGATTCTATTCGAGCATACGAGAATCAGTTTTGGGGTAATTCGGGCTCAGTGGATGAGCAACGAAGGTTTCAACTTTTTGCCGATGCGCTTTCAGCAGAGGCGACAAAGGGGGTTGCTATGCTTCGTGATCTCGTAGGTTCACGCGAAGCATACATCGTCGTGCATCCTGCGGACCTCTATAAGCTTGGTCTCATGCGTCCGGATAAGCTTGATATGGCTTTTAAAGATTTTCCGTTGACTGGGAACGTGCATGGGCTTGTCGGCCAGGTTAAGGCATGGATGAAAGAGAATGGGTATGATACATACACGCTCCAGTCAGTCTCGGAAAAGCTTGTGCGGGCATATTTTCTTAAGCAGAGTACCAAGGAGAAAACTTTGTTGTCTCAGATGCTGCCACTGATGAATTCAACGCCGATAGACTTTGAGGCGTTACAACTTGTTCACAAGCAGGGCGGATACTGGATCTATAAGATTCCTTCGGCCTAA